CCCGGCCAGCGCCAGCTCACCCGCCACGGCGTAGGCGAACGGCCGGAACCCGACGCCCTGCACCAGCCCGGACACGGTGTAGCGGCGCCGGATCCGGGCGGCGTCGTCGCGCGGCCGGCCGATCAGCTCCAGAGCGCCGAGCGCCCGGGCGGCCCGCTCCGCGTCGATGATCTCGACGGCGAAGCCCAGGTGGATCAGCACCCAGTCGTCCGGGGCGGGCGGCGCGTCGAGCATGCCGATGTTCACCTGCCGCTCGGCGCCGACCACGTCGACCAGCGCGAGCTGTCCCGCGTTGCCGGGCAGCACCGACAGCACCCGCCCCGGGATGCCTAGGCACATGTCAGCCCCCTCCGGCGCCCGCCACCGAGGCGGTCAGCGCGCGGACCGTCGCGGCCGCGGCCGGCACGGCGGCGGCCACCGGCGCGCTCAGCCCGATCCCCTCGCCGACCGTGGCGACCCGGCAGCCGACGACGTACGTGTCCGGCACCGTCCCGCCGAGCCGGACCACCGCGGCCAGCACCGCGGCCGGGTCCATCTGGTGCCCGTCGAGGTCCCGCCCGTCCGGGACACCGGTCACCCGCAGCACCTCGACCAGCCCGGCCTGCCCCTCGCCGG
Above is a genomic segment from Actinoplanes ianthinogenes containing:
- a CDS encoding hydrogenase maturation protease, whose amino-acid sequence is MTARVLVAGIGNLFLGDDGFGPEVVRRLLAGDPLPAGVRVTDYGIRGMHLAFDLLDPYDAVILVDALPGEGQAGLVEVLRVTGVPDGRDLDGHQMDPAAVLAAVVRLGGTVPDTYVVGCRVATVGEGIGLSAPVAAAVPAAAATVRALTASVAGAGGG